A stretch of DNA from Pagrus major chromosome 22, Pma_NU_1.0:
ATTGACATAGGGGGGTTCACAGGCATTGGGGTAGACAGTCAGGGCCTTCTTGCCATTCTGTGTATAATCTCTGATTTCGCTCAGGCACTGCTGTACATCTGCAAAACGTGTAAAAAGCCGCTCCATGTTGTGAACGAGCTGCTCCAGTGCACGCTCCCTGGCAAGGCCCGATGTCTTTTCAGGCATGGGAAGTGTCGGCTCCATGTGGAGTTTGTCGGACGGCTCGAGGCGAGGAGAACTGGCCCGGCTGGAGTCTCTGCTGGTCTGGCCGGCCACCGCCAGGCTGGACATGCGGTTGATGTGGTCCATGTCAAAATTCTCCACCGTGATTGAGGAGGCACTGGACGGGGCTCGGTCAGAGAAGTCCACAGAGCTGGTGACGGGGCTGGACTCGCtgctcttcacctcctccaccagccTGCGCCTGTTGCCTGGTGAACGAATTACTCCCCCTCCAGGCAAAATCAAGTCCTTTATCCCCGGACGCTCCCTGTCGTCCCTAGATAGGTGCTCCGAGTGCCTCCTAATCCCTGCACAGAAATTAGAGGTGGACTCGTGGTTGTGAGCAGAGGGGGATGGTGTGATGGGAGTCTCTCCATCGTAGATCAACTCTTTGGCTAAGAGACGGAGGATATATTTATCTGTGTTGGAGGACGGAAGGAAGGCAGGGTCATTGGACTTCTGCCTGCCCACCATCAACAGCAGCATCTTGTCATTGAGAAAGCACACTCCTTTGGGCCTGTCGTTTGTCTGCAGAGAGATCTGCTGAATGTTCGGCATGGCAGAGGCTGTGATGCAGTACACAAGCACCATGTTGCAGGTGTTGGAGGCCACCGCCACTGTGGAGCCACGCGGGTCAAAAGCCACAATGTCTGGTACCAAAATCCCCGGGATGCTGACTTTGCGGGTGGTAGTGACTTTACGCTCATAGGTGACCAGGATGAGGTGTGAGGAGTCCTGGCCAGTGCCCGTCACTGTGTCTCGACGACGCAGGTGAATAAGGGGGCTGGGGTCAGAGCGACGGTGCCTGGCCAAGAGGTGGGTGAGGTCTAGAGGGCCCGAGCTGGGGATGAAGGATCTCTCTGATAAAGATCTCCTTCGTGAGTCCACATGGCTGTCTTCTTCTGACATGAGCACATGCGCGCCCTGGACCTGCGGGGACTCACCCTCTGCCGGCATGTCGAATGCTATGCCGGCATTTAACCCACAGAGTTTATCCAGAGGCAGCTCTGTAGCCACCGCTACCTGAGCCTCCCCCGTGGGCTCGATGGCACAGATGTAGCCTCCCACATCAAAGATGGGGCAGAAGGAGCAGGCCACCAGACTCTTCTGGATGTCATTCCAGATGTAAGAGTGAAGGGCACTGCCAATAGCCACCACCAGGCGTGTGCCATCTTTAGTCCAGCATGCACAGTGGATAAGTCCACTACCTTTGATGTCTGCTTTGGTTCTCCTGTTGTCCACCCTGACAGAAAACAGCACAGAAGTGTCCCTCTTGGTCAGCACAGCCAGAATGTCCAGTTTGGGATGCCACACGCAGCCTTGGGAGAGCAAGGGGAAAGGCTCGCTCATCTCACAGGTCTGACTGCACAGCAGCTTGTTCTGCTCGAGAgcactgagctgcagctgccaCACCGTAACGTGTTTCTTGTGCTGGACCGCCAGCAAGGCAGGGGAGTCCGAGCAGCAGAGCGGGCCCCAGAAGAGCCCGAAGACGTGCTCAAACTGGCCGATGACGTTGGTGTCTCCAAACTTCACCTCGCCATTGAGGAAGAAGAAAGCCGTCAAGCAGACCTGCTTGCCGTCCGTCCACGCTATCCCGTGCACGGGGTGGATGGCTTGGTGTAGAGTGTTGAGACCCGTCCTAAGGAGCTTTGCCTTACCAAGATCCATCCCGGCAGGTGTGAAGAAGCCttttcaaagagaaaaagaaaggaaaaaaagactcAGAAAGTCAACATTGGTAACAGAGACTTGTGTCTGGTCTAAATGGATCCAGCACAAGAGTAGCTATTGCTACCTATGCAGATTAAGAATAGGAAAAGCCTCTCCCGTGTCTCCTTCCAAGTACATGCCTTAATCCCTTCTGCCTGAGCTGAGGCAGTGGTGACGAACTCTTATATCTGCTTATGCCTGAATGACCTTAGCAGCACACAGGTCCTGTTAGGGCCCCGGGGCTTAACAATACTATGTGTTGAGTGGGAGTGTCTCATCACAGCTTTTAATGGGGAAACTGTCATGATCACTTTGGACAAATTAGGCTGTCTCCTCATCAGGTAGAGGTGTTATTTGATATGACAAATGTGACATGTCAAAAAGaataagacaacaaaaaaaattaacattggATGCACAGCCAGTTGTATCACAGTTGATAAGTTTAATAGAAGAAAAGCACATTACATTGAAAAGTAAATACAGATGTAGAAACTGTACGGAGAtattaaagaaaacactgaggCGTGCTTGTatcatgtttaaaatgagaGGGTGAAAAACTTGATGAGACACGTTTTCAACTTCATACTCAAAACGAATCATTACATGTAGCTTATTTGATGCTATATGATGCGAGCTAGCTAATAATTAGCGTAAAGAGCCACACAAACGTGTCACTTGTGTCTTCACGTACCTTATAAAACCACAAGCATCTCCTGCGTGATCCCCGCGACACACTTAAAACGAGTTTCCCGTGTAATAATCCACGTTTTGTGCGGCGAAATGTGCCTCCAACACTCATTTCTCTCCGACCCGGAAGCAAAACTAACGGACGTtttcagtgcatcatgggataTGTAGTTGAATCTATAATCGGCTTGCCCGCAAGATGGCGCTGCATGTGTCGACACCCAACGCTTTTAAAGAACTAAAACATACAAATACTTAGTATGTTTAAGAAATAAAGcagatataaaaataataaataaataaaatatggtCGGTATAGTCGCTTAAGAGGAAGCACACCCGCCGTGAAGTCTTTGACGAGGCTGCAGACGACGTGCGTGCCCGTAGTTGTAGATCTCGACGCCGTCTCAACCACGAGCCAGAGAATATCTTGgctgtgtctcactgtctgGCTGCGGTGCTGCTCGGTGCTGCTCCGTGAATGCACCGACACGGCCCGACTCACAGCTGCAAAACGGGTACCACTGGCTGTCCAGACGGCTTTTTAGGCTTTATGGTCCAGAGCTGATTCTTCAAGTAGCACAACCATGGGCGTGGAAGTCGAGACAATATCTCCCGGTGACGGTGAGTAGATTTTATCCGCTTGTGTGTGCTCCGAtgcgggggaggaggaggaggtggcggcGGGGTCGGGGCTCGGTAGTTCCCCGGAATGCCTTTTGAAATCTTGTTGAATATCAACATAATGTGCTTTAAATGTAGATTTTAATCGTATAGCATGTGAGGTTAATAACTCAGTAGAAAGCTTGCAACTATTAATAGTTTTCGGCGTATTATTTTGGGGGCTAAAGCccagttttttattatttttaaccGTGTTATTCACCATCACTTGACTCCTGCACTGCATCTTTCCAGAAGCCTCCACAGTTAACTGCTTTAAAAATGGGGTTAAGGTTGATAAATTGCATCTGCAAGTCTcttttaaattatgtatttGTTCTTCAGGTAAGACACACAAGGTTGTTTCTCTCAGTCTAACGTACTACTAATGTAATTAACTCAGAGGTATGTGATAGCCCCCTTTACCCCCTGGAGAAATCAGCCTCCAGGGCCAAAAGTTTTAGCATGACTATGAGATTTAACAGACGCATATTAACTTCCAAGTGTGTCTGCAGGCACAATAAAAGGTACAGCATTCCCAGCCAGATGTAAACCCAGCCATTGTTAATCTACAAGATTAGCCTGGCAGCCTCTGaggtgcacaaacacacataataacactttgtttttctctctctcttgttaaCAGGAAGAACATTTCCAAAGAAGGGCCAGACATGTGTTGTTCATTACATAGGTAACTGACTCCTTCTCTTGCTTTTTTTTCGTGAGATCAAGCCGTCTTTCCTGTCTCCTTGCTGAAGGGAGGAAatttgtccctgtgtgtgtgtgtgtgtgtgtgtgtttgacaatATATCTGGAGCACAATACAGCTCAGTTTTCAGCTCTCACACTGTCTTTGCCAGACATGTATGCACCTGCGTGTCGCATACAGTCTCAAAACATAGGGAGGAGCTGCCACCACGCCCGGAAAAAACtgattttgctttttatttttttttgtcctacCGTCTCAATGCCACTTTAGAAACCGTTGAAACCTGCACCGTGCACGTTAGTACGCTCATGTACACACacgcttttttgtttttgctgttattCTCCCAGTCAGATTGCCCAATTTTTTGAGGCGGGGCCGGTGAGACGCCGAGACGTTTTGGGAAGTAAATTTGGGTTATTCAGTGCCCCGGGGTGTGTAGCCCAGACAACTAGGTCAGACAGAAAGTAAACAAAGCCTAGTTCACATGTCATCAGTCTGTCTGAGTATCACAGCTTTATTACTACATGGTTGTCAAAGTTATTGCACGCACCGTGGCGTCGGTATCATAGTGAGCAGGTTGAATTCAAGTGTGTGAGCATTGTCGTACtgtatgtgcgtgtgcgtgcatgtatCACTGTGGGGATTTCCTTTTCCCATCATTCAGAATGAGTTCACACGGTTGTCGTAACCTGTCACGATATTGATCCCTCGGCTTACCCACAGCGTTTAGTTTCATGTAAGAATGCCTTGCTTTGTTTGACTTGCGTGTGTGTGATAATGGAGAGAAAGACACCTGCCAACTCGTGTTAACAAACACTGTGTTGTTCCACTTTTTTGGGGGCAGTGGGGAAAAGAAATCCAACCAGATTTCCCTTCGGGGGCCTGATCTCTGCAGAGATCAGCCACTGCGGTAATGAATTATGTTATAATTGGAAATGATACCTCCTCAGTGCGTGGAAGCTGCTCATCCTAGTCTGGAGTCTTGCATAGTGAGGATTTTAGTTCTGACTCGCTCTTTGCAATTTGATTAGTAAATTAGCAGATAATGAGTATTAGTCTCCATCAGCACTGTGGGATTATACTTATTTTGGATgcacttcttgtttttctgcctttatATCCTGTGCTCCATTGTCACAATCCCGTCATTACCGTCTGTTTTCTGTTGCGGTTATTCCATCTCTGAAAGGAACAATAAGATCTGTTACCACCTATTGGATGGGTGACCTCTGTCATTGTTTAGAGCGAACTCTTGTACTTTTAAAGAACAAATATTTAGCTTGCTCTCCTTTCTGCTTTTCCTTTGCGGCTCACAGGAATTAGCCGTAAGCTCCTGGTGTTTTGGCAGCGATGGCAAGCAAATGCGGAGCTGAGCCAAAGCAAGGACCttgcacaaaatataaatatgttattGTCTCAGTGGGAGAAATGTGTTCGCTGTGGGTTGATATAAAATAATCTGCTGGTATTAAAAGGTAGGGCTGTACACTGTATGAAAATGAGACCTTAGTGTTGGACACAAGCCAGGAGGTTAGTCAAAGAATGTGGTTTTGTAACTTGACTTACTGTGATACTGTACAGCCTCAGCTAAAACAAGCCACACACCACATGATGATGCTTGAAAGAGTTATTTCTCGTTTTATTTTGTTCTCATCTTACCTGTAGTTCTGTTTATGCGTctacattgttttggtgtgatgTGCCAAGTTATGGAGACGCTGAGATGTCTTCCTTGTCTTGAATATAAAAGTGACTTTAAAGACAcctttaagtgtttatgaaacagtcttgtgattcctctgatgattataaatgacctgtgacagcaaacgagaccatcagcgaacAGACTCCTATTTTTGatgtagttattattaatgcctgtgcttgGGTCCATATAAATTATATCACATacaaaatcacatataaatacattactgGCACGCGCTAGCAAAGATCTTAACAACAGCAGGCGCTGGTGTCGTACCGCTTTTTG
This window harbors:
- the wdcp gene encoding WD repeat and coiled-coil-containing protein; translation: MDLGKAKLLRTGLNTLHQAIHPVHGIAWTDGKQVCLTAFFFLNGEVKFGDTNVIGQFEHVFGLFWGPLCCSDSPALLAVQHKKHVTVWQLQLSALEQNKLLCSQTCEMSEPFPLLSQGCVWHPKLDILAVLTKRDTSVLFSVRVDNRRTKADIKGSGLIHCACWTKDGTRLVVAIGSALHSYIWNDIQKSLVACSFCPIFDVGGYICAIEPTGEAQVAVATELPLDKLCGLNAGIAFDMPAEGESPQVQGAHVLMSEEDSHVDSRRRSLSERSFIPSSGPLDLTHLLARHRRSDPSPLIHLRRRDTVTGTGQDSSHLILVTYERKVTTTRKVSIPGILVPDIVAFDPRGSTVAVASNTCNMVLVYCITASAMPNIQQISLQTNDRPKGVCFLNDKMLLLMVGRQKSNDPAFLPSSNTDKYILRLLAKELIYDGETPITPSPSAHNHESTSNFCAGIRRHSEHLSRDDRERPGIKDLILPGGGVIRSPGNRRRLVEEVKSSESSPVTSSVDFSDRAPSSASSITVENFDMDHINRMSSLAVAGQTSRDSSRASSPRLEPSDKLHMEPTLPMPEKTSGLARERALEQLVHNMERLFTRFADVQQCLSEIRDYTQNGKKALTVYPNACEPPYVNVTCQKQLSENVFIDERRPVLLCDGKLCLRALQDLFNLTIVEMMYGPLWVVLVADPDGFVPLTFKPKEELTVRNGKRKSNLRAPGSPETSCPSSPAPFQNSNTTTEAST